One Pelmatolapia mariae isolate MD_Pm_ZW linkage group LG1, Pm_UMD_F_2, whole genome shotgun sequence genomic window, ACAAAAACCACTACCATTTAGACGTATTTCACACCAATTCCACTTCACTTAGCGACCCGAAAACAGGCGTTTGAAAATGTTTGGTCAGTTATGAACCGACCAAACCCAGCTAAATGAGCAGCTAAAGCTAATCAACTGAACCAAGTACAAGAGGTCAAATTAtgctttgttcattgtaataaaaacaaaaaaaatctcgaCTACACAATCCTGCTTTAACGCACTTTGATATCATACTGTCAGACTTTGCGTCTGCCTGAAAGTAACGTTGCATTGTTTATGCGACCTGGCACTCTGGTCGCTAAAAGTAACGTTAGCATATTCAACGAACCAAACCCCCCAAATAGTCTAACTTACCGTCTGCAAGCCAGTGCGACATCGTACCTTCAGCGGAATAAcgttaaaaatgaataagacgACTTAATAAAAAGAAGCATAGGTCATCCAAGCTGGCGTAAAGTTCGGTGGAGGGGTTCACTCGAACGGCGTTAATGTCTTCATGTTTGTCAGCGGAAACTCGGAATCGTCAATCAAAACAGCCAACAGTAGCGCTATTTTATCTGCTAATCCCATCACCGCTACATTTAACCAACAATGCAGCTGATGCACCGGTCTGCTGAGGTACACGGACACGTCTAACTGAGCGCCCTTTGAATTCTATTAAACGGAAAGCACGGTGGTAAAGAGCGACCCTGGCGGAGCTCAGCTGAGGAATGCCAAATTGGATGCTAGCTTCAAAGGATGCTAGCAGGATTTACCTGGCGACAACCTGCATTGTTACATCTGTTACCTTATTTGGGTAAGAGTAGGTACATTCTATATGACTGTTGAGCTAGTAACAATGTATTCAATTTAGTAAAAACACGGAGTAGATAAAATGTAACTAAACGTGATATCGGGTTGTTCAGGAATTAGCCAGGTCCGTGGTAGGCCATGTTTAGCCGTCCTTAGCTATGTAACCTAGCTTAGCACCGCTGGGTTAACTAACCGAGCCTTCTTAAAAAAATCAGCTTCTGGCAAACAGATGTGCACAGGACAGGGAAAAAAATTACTATCCTGTCGTTAGCCACTATTACATAAATGAGGAGTACAATAAGTCAAATGAACGGGGTAGGTTAACGTGAGCGACTTACTTTACAGTGATCCGCAGTGGCTGGAGATGATGACTCAAGGGTGATTAACCATCACAGCAGCGgcactggtttgtttttgtgatcGGTTCCGAGTTTTTCCTTCTATAGCTACTCACGGACTGTCTTCAAAATGACACACCGTTGTGTTACCAGGCGCCATTTCCCGCCTCTGCTCAGTCTTTCCGAGGCAGATACCCGTATGGGACACAGACACACCCCCTTACCTCTCAAAAACACCAGCCAGTCTGCAATGATCACTGCCGCGAACCGTTTCTTCTGCCAGCGATCATAAAGGTAAAGGACTGCTCGTCTTTGTGGGTCATCATTTGCAAGCAAGTGGTGAAATACAAAGCAacaaccaaaataaataaataaataaaacaaacaaacacaaaaccccACTGGATATGATGCACTAAAGATACCCAGGCAAAACACACGACTATTTTGAGGAGGAGGATGACAACCTATCATTCATGCATCTGCATTCACTCTAAAGTACCGTCACAAATGACATGAAGCATcacctttaataaaataaaattacattcaCTGTGCCTTTCCATGAGAAATCAATTTTCCTGGTTGCACAAACAGAACTAATTTTATGTTCACAGAAACCTCATTCATGGAAGCATTTGTACAGTATGTCAGCTCCACATGTGCTTGGTTAATCACACTGTGTAGGACACCAACATTGTTCTAAGTATTGCTTAAGCATGAGTATTTTGCTCAATCTGATTAATAAAAAGTTTCAAATACATGCAATggcatcatttaagaaaaaaaaaagaaaaaagagaagcacTTTTTAGTCTGTCAAAGTAAGAAACGGATTCAACAGGCCATGAGTAGTCCTTGGCATTTGTAATGTATTCCCACtcttgtaaacaaacaaacagaaaagttttCCATATAAGAGTCCCACGATTATGTTAGAAAGGCAGAATGCCAAATTAGTCTCTGATAAACATCTCAGATGAAGAGTTTGTACCAAGCAACAGCAAAGTGAGAAGAAGAGTAGCTAAACCAAAACATGATCTGTCCTTGAAGTTCAGATGTGGGTCATTAGGGCCGGCATGAGCCGGTGCAGTTATCAAATACTCAACAGTCAAAGTACAGTATATTATCTCTACTGTCATAACTTAAAGCCATTAGCAAATTAACAGCAGTTTGGGGAAAtgccttgtgtgtttttttcataGTATGTTACATTATTTAGAATTACTTCATTAGCTGCAATGTCTGTTCTTCAAAATAGTCCATGACATTGAGAATGCACCCTATAAAAGTTCTTAGACATACTGATGTTTTTTTGTCAAGAGAAATCTCACTTGTGGAGACGGGtctgaatgtgttttttatgagATACGATTGTATGAGTTTCCATTCAAAGAATGTCGTTGGCttgatgtctttttttcccataaTCCACAGCCCGATCTCCCTGCATATCTCGATCGTCATCAtctagaggggaaaaaaaaaaggaagagagagagagaaacacaaatATTAGAGACTGCACAATTAAATAGATGCAAAATTTACTACGTGTTCTGAATAATCTCCGGTATATGAGGATGACACCATAATGTAGCATCATAGTGCTGACTTTAAGCTTTAAAGGATGTTGATGTCAACCTTCTGTGAATTGTGTAATATACAGAGCCCTCTCTGATTCCCTTCAGCAACACTGATTTATGTACAAGAAATATATCAACAGGTTGTTCATTTTAGAAGGAACTAAACCCACATCATTCTAGGATATTAGCTTTCCTGTTGGTAACTTTAAATAGCAAGTATATATAAGAGACTTCATATTATGGCATATGTATCTGATAAATGtaagacaaatgaaaaaacagccaatcacagcacTGGCAGatcagaaataaaatatttttttcctttgatagattcaaacaaaacaaaatttccCTAAAAATACTATTGTAGTTTTGGTATGTAATAGtgcaatttcatttaaaatccaaAGGGCAAtcaaaacaaagagagaaaaaacaaacaataaaaaagcacaaacaaaaaaacaaaacaaaacatggacaTGCATTTCAATATTTCAAGGAGAACACAGACACATTCAGGAACACAGTGagctataaatatatatatatactgggCTAGATGTAGGTCAGATGTTTGGTGGGCACAGACAGGTGGTTTAGCTAAAACAAAGCATAGGCAGGACAGAAAACACTAGATGACCACTCAATTACTCTCACAGAACCGTAAGTTCCTGGGTCAAGTTCTCCCTCTACATAGGATAAGAGGGTATTAAGACTGTTATAGGGCCGAGTAAAAATATGCAATTCTCCTGAATTGCACACAAAGCAGTTCTGCTTTGATCCTCAGGTATTTttgccacatttttttttttttaaatatctgtatTTACGATGACGTAAAGACCAAACTCAGGGTTGCTGTGAGCTACTTAAGATAAATGCAGCAGGGTGGCAGGACAGGGGTGGAgggagggagcaaggaggaatGGTGGATAAACATCTGGACAAACAGTCCAATCCCCCGGCCTGGCTCACCTTGAACGTCTTCCTCCCCACCATCACCATCCTCTTCCTCATTGTAGGCCAGCTCGGCCTGCTTGTCGGCCTCATACTCACCCACGTTCCCATCATCCCCATTGTAATCCGCCAGCTTAGAGCCGTGTTGCGGATCTACTGGGGACTCGTTCTCATCAAAGAATCGGCCTGCAGGAGGCAGAGAAGGGCCTCATCAGGACGGAAGGGAAGCGAAGGCAGTTGTAGGAAGATAGGGAGGGGAAATACTGCATCATGTATGCATGAAGGAAAAAGTAGTTGTATTAAGAGAATGACAAAAGATGAGAAAGATGAGGTAAATACATGGTGCCTTccgaagagagagagaaaaaaaaaagccaatcgTGGTCTTGGATGCAGTATTATAAATTAGAGTTTGTCTACCACTAGATTCACAGCatgtggtggtggtagtgtggtCCAATGTGGATTCAAATAAGAGGCCTCTTTGGAGAGATCTGAAAACTCAAAAAATAACTCAAGATCTGaaaaatgccccccccccccaaactgtaagatgtataatatatataaaataatcaaTCTAAAATTGCGTTTTTACTGCCGCAGTTTCTTCACACCAGCATATAAGACTGTTTATGTTCCTATCTAGACCCTCACAGATTTCAAAACGGCACTGCTGATATTGAAGAACTGGATGGGATTTGGGATGAGCTGTGCAGTCTGTAAGCTGATAATGTAAACAGAGATGatagcaaaaacaaatcacctAATGGGTGTTAACTTCTACACTAAATTGCAAATTTAGAAGGATCagagcagaagaaaaacaaaatgaaaacttatagTGATTCTTTTTTAAGCAGCAGGGCTGCAGATGATGAGATGGAAgtgtaaaagagagaaaagaactgaacattttaaaaaagagagaaggaggaagaaagCGCAGTAGAGCAGAACAGAAGTGAGGTAACAGGAAAGGAAAATTGAGGAGCCAAGTGCGTCATTTGTCTCCCTCCCCCTGCAAGAGAGCCTTCTGTGACAGCCCTAACCATGTTCAGATAGGACTTATATACTTAGAAATCCCATCTTTCATGAAAATGTGTTATGTTTAGGAGGATGCACTGACTTAGCAACTGGAAAAAACTGTACACATGACACCACAGTAAGTTATATTTTAATCTCTGCCTTATTAGATATTCAGAAAAGTATAAACATAACTAACTTACCACAAAATGCTATAATTTTACTTGAGTGGAATCAATCAATGAGTTAAAGAAAAGTAAATAATCACTACCCTCATTGCCAATAGCAGGGTTCACTTTTTGAGAGTTTAGTAGAGGAACTCACTTTGGCGGTGGTgtactggttctgctggaactTGGTCTTTGGCGTGGTGAGGCTGGATGGGATTGGGCACCTGGGCAGGGTTGGGGGGCAGAGGAATCCTCTTCAAGTGTTCACCTTCAACTCTGACATCACTGGGAACTGattattagaaaaacaaaacaaatacttCAAAAGTCAGGTGCAGTTGTTCCAAGTACTGCTTTCTCAAAGCTATATTTGCATTCTTTAAGGGAGCACTCAAACTTTTGAAAGAGGTTACACATCACTTGAAAAACTCATTACAAATGGAGGAACTGTAAACAAATAATGTAACAAGATAATAGTTCTCTCCTCTTTCAGTCTAGATGTGGCAAAAGACAAACCACCAAAAGCTAAAAATCTATAATAAGCTGTAGTCACATTATTATCCCATGCCTAAAGGCTCAAAATAAACATTGTTAAAATTAATAGCAGTTATATGGATGTGGTTACTACACCTCGAAGTTGCCTTTGCTGTTCTCCCAACTCGTCTGCCTTGATACCCACTTTGTTGTCTTCTTCAAACACTATTGATTTGTCTCCCTGTTTGTTGATGCCTGGAGGTGCAATCGCTACGGCTCGGCCgtccagtctgtcctgctgGAGTCCGGGCTGGTCCAGCAACATGCCCTGGCCTCCGGGACCATCAGCTCCCCCGACTCCAGGTCCAGCACCGGCTCCCACAACCACATCCGGGGCTTCGTCGTGTTTCTGGGTAATGGCTGGTTTCTTCAAGCCTGTAGACCAAAGACAATGTGAGAAAGGTCAGTGACCTACTTGCcacaaggatttttttttttttttttttttttaaagggtagGGTTACAATCAGTGACAGAAGGGAGAAGGATTTCCTCACTTTATATGCACTATTCAGGTAAGTAAGCTATATGGGTCAGTTATTGTTCTCTAGTTACGGATTCAGTTTCACTGTATTTCACTAAAAAGCAACCTTGAGGGttgaaaaatgaaaccaaagtTGAAAACCCAAAgaactatccatccattttcttccacttgtccAATTCAGAGTTGGGAGTTTCACTGCAGCccatcccagctgccatagggcaAAAGGAAGGGTAACCTGGACATCCACACAGACAAGGGGAGAACATacaaacttcacacagaaaggTTCCGGTCAGCTAATGGATTCAAACCTATCAGGCAATGTTTATAACCATCacaccaccgtgctgcccacaAAAGAACCATAATTCCTCAAAGAGGCACCTGAGACTGACTCCAGAAGTGACTCATTCCCTTTAGACTCATGTTAAAATGGCCAAACAGCAGAGTCAACAAGTTTAAAGGCAggtatatataaaaaagcagATTCAGTCTGTATAGCAAATTTCTTCCTTCATGGAAACTGTGATGAGGTGAATTTAAATGTAACTAACATGCTTACTTATATTAAGGCCTAATCTAATGCTGATCATGGTCTGTCAATACCTATACTGGCTGATTAAAAAGTCCAAATGTTTTTGTCATTATAAAGCTACAGAATTCTTTCTAATCAATTATTTGCTGAGCTTGATCTCTGAAAGTTTACATTCATTACTTACCAAACTGCACATCGTCGATTTTTCCCACCTCACTGTCTTCAATACCAGGCATGCCAGCATCACTGCCGGGCTTACCCATCTCTTCTGTAACACAGCACAGGGAATGGGAGTGAAGCACTAGCATATTAACAGGATTAACAACCAGACAGCATGAAGTAACTActatttacattaaaatattaaaagatcCATGTGAGCAATTATTATTGATGATTTTCTCCTAACAGTCAACATCTTCATTTAACGTGTAGAAAGCAACATAAAGTAAACGACAGCAGCGTTGCTCAACTTAACCACATCCACTCTACCTTTCAGATCGGAGTGTCTGTCATGCCGGTGAGTGGCCACTGTATGGCGCTCTCCAGCCGTCTCCACACCAGGCTCTCTATCTGCATGTCTACCCCCCACTACATTCTTGTGACCATCCACTGCACtctgaaaaggaaaaggaaagcaGATTACAGAAAAGACAAAGCTGTTTAATGAACAGGAAAGCTtaaagaacagaaacacaggacattttatttctattttaaataCATCTGTGCTAAAGATCCAAAAGTAGTGAATAAATGCAATGTGCCACACAGACAAAACTTTTCACCTGTCTTAGCTTTAGTGTTTCTTCCTCCAGAGTCTTTTTTGCTTCTTCATACTCGTCTTTCAGTTGTGCAATCTGGCGTCCACACTGTAAACTAGTTAACATGTATTCATTCAGTTTCATCTGCACAATAAGGAATTCTTTCAGTTTtatacacaaagacaaaaagaaatatcagaaaaacaaaacagcaagaCACAAAATGCACCTTAAAACATTCAAAGTATGTGGAATTAGGTTTGCACGGTTATGGCCAATCTAAAAATCAAGATTATTCATAACAATTATTTACAGATTCTagtgaaaaatatgttttattgcAGTGTCATGTAAGCATAATGCTGCTTTCACATCCATGTTTTACAAAtttgcatcaaaataaaattagtCTTCCTTATTCACATAAATTCagtgccattaaaaaaaaaatactataaaacaaaatcaaatcaacaggtgcttttttccattttacacTGCGCTACACTCCTGTTAATAAACCTTTGCAGAcaaataatgtgtttattccACTATTGTATGTGTAACTTCTAGAAGCAAAATATAGCAAATATAGCATTTCACTCCATTCATGATAGCTGCATGATAGACGTGTAGCCAATTACTTGAAAGCTGTACAATCCCTCCATAATTTCCCTGCGATTTCTTGCAGACAGCTCCATTTTTGCAAAAATTATAGCACGAAGGGATAAGATATCTTTTGTCCAGTAAGTTGACCATTATcccaatttttttaaaattaaactcaCTTTGTCTACTGGATAACTGTCTTTGGCCAAATGGAGTGTTACCTCTAGGTAATTTCAGTGCATCCTTGTGAGCTGGACGGACACACTGTACAAGCTCGCTTTTGTGGATGTGAGAATTTGACGATTCATGTTAGCAAACACTACACtgtttttcttggccttcatgCGTCAAttaagcaaacacacaaaaaacacacctCAAACTGCAGCACAAGTTAGCCGCACTGCTTTGCCATGCAGACGCAATTTTACAACACTTGTTGAATTTGTTCTTGGTTAACATCACTTGCCCTAAATCCAAAGTACTTCCAAACAGTGGGTAATAATCTGCTTCGAAGAGCAACCACTTCACTTCCTGCTGTGCCACACTTTTGATTTCTGCTCTGATGGTCTTATCTGTACCACATAAGTACGGTCAAATAGAATGAGGAAACTTCATGCTGTGCGGTGCAGGGAAAAGCTGTGATTGGCACATGCTGGGCACATCATCAGGCAGTGATTTACGGAGTGCctgattagatttttttctgtgcGTTCTGTTGGTGTAGCATGCATGTTCAATATCGTTTAATTATCTTCATTTAATTGTGGAAAACCAAAATTGTGATAGACTAATTGTGCAGCCTTAATCTCTGAGAGCTCACAGTTCCTCGAATATGGGTATATCTAAGACTCAGGCACATGTAAAGAACTAACATACCTCTCATATTCCAGTTTTCTTTCCAAGTTAGTGTTATTTTTCTTCACTTCTCTTAGCTGCTCTTCCTGCTTCATGAACTCTTGCTTGAGCTCCCTTAGCTGCTCTGTTTGTaataacagacacacaaaaacaaacattttgaaGAGGTTTATTGAAAGACTTGTACTGCTATATGAAATTGCTTTGTATGTTACATATTCTGTGTTAAAGGAATTGCCAGAGTGCCCTCTGTTGGCCAACACAGGCTGAAGTCTTACCTTTAAGCCTCTGAATTTCTGTCATTTGGGCTGTGACATCATCCTGCAGCTTCATCTgcaacattaaaagaaaaaaaagtattagtTATGGTAAAGGTAAAACCAGTTTAGGTTCCTGCATTATCAGACAGTTGCACGAATGAAAAGAGGGGAACAGGTTAATCCTGTTATGCTTCATAGTGAAAACTGGTTGCAGTCAATACAACCTTTTTCTTTATTCCAGTACTGAGTCATGCGACACTGATCCAACGCCTGTTCTGTGATCTCAATCTACAAAATGTTTCAGGATTTAtttcacagaaaagaaaaaagcaccaGCACACAAACTGAAAGCTCATTTATTGCTagtttatgagttttttttcctttttggttttggcttttttatttacactttgCCACCAGGTAAACCATAATAAAATCCAATACAGCTACGCAATAAACATTAATGATGTGAAACTTAAAAGTCTCTCTATTACCCTAAAGCTGCTGGCTGCGCTTTATTTTGTGTTCTAGTAAAATAAATGCCATGCAAAAACTCATGAAGAGCAGTAAAATACCAAACAAGAAAGTTAAGCAGGGGGAAGGAAGGAAACTTGGGGCTTTGGACATCACAGTGACACCCAAAAGCTACATTTTTCTGTCCCATTAGATTACAAATATGGATTTCAAAGCATGCAATGTAAAAACAGCAGCTATAGTTAAGTTGAAGTTATACTTCTATAAATACAACTGAGGTGGCAGCAAGGTTTTCCAAAGCATCAAAAAGATCTTGGAGGCTCACTAGGATGCATGTATTCATGTACCCACCATTTTGTCATTAGTATTTATCCATATTTTCTGAAAATAATAGAAGCAACatattgaaaatattaattagCAGAGCTAAGGGGTTTATACTGATTTTTATGGATATACTTTATCTGCCTTTCTACCAAAAACTTGTCATTGTTAGGCATTCAAGCTCTTGAAACAGTTGGGCAGACTGACTGAGACAGAAGGTGGTCAATAAGACTGGACAGGAAATACAGCATTAATGTCAACTGCTCTAAGACTAAGGCTTCATCTTGTTAGACGCTCATAAGTGGGTAATGGCCTCCCTGTGCCGCCTGGCTCTTTAGAACAACATGGTCACGCTAAATGAAGAAGTATAAGGCTCCATAATTCATTTTTGCACCTGACTTACAAAACTATAGACTCTACTGTTTGAAAGCCACTTATCAGACTCATCTGTCACTTTCTTTGTGGTACACACTTCTCACAATGTACGTAGCAGGCAGACTGTTGAAACAAGGTTGGTCTGTTGACAGAAGAAAGGAGGAGAACAACCACTCTTTAATGGCTACCTTTATCCTGAATAAGAAAACACGGAGCCGGATCTTGGAATTTAGTCAAGAAATAAGGGAGCTTAGACAATGTGTTCATGTATTCAGCCAATGTGTTCATGTATAGCCCTTTGTAAGTATCATATAAGTATCATGTTGCAGGTCAATTACATTTTACCAGTAACCTGACTCCAAAAGTTGGGAGAAAGTTTCGTGTGTTGTGGCTAAGGACAGCTCATCGATAAATGTTGAGCAAAGCAAGGCAATGTTACCCGCAACCTTACCCAACCTGATAATCCTGCAGATTTACTTGAAACTATGCAATAAATGTGTTGCTTTATTGTATAAGGTTGCATGAAGTTAAAACGATTAGTTGAAAATCATGAATGCTGCATTT contains:
- the golm2 gene encoding protein GOLM2 isoform X2, with the translated sequence MVGFGANRRGGRLPSFIFIFLMVIIVVLSFNYWTVSNKHGRLLDELAEVQTQVKRTDAARSRLEKRNSELMVQVDTHRKQIDQKDGDYSVLESKLQAKDALIKKCTDEKMKLQDDVTAQMTEIQRLKEQLRELKQEFMKQEEQLREVKKNNTNLERKLEYESLQCGRQIAQLKDEYEEAKKTLEEETLKLRQSAVDGHKNVVGGRHADREPGVETAGERHTVATHRHDRHSDLKEMGKPGSDAGMPGIEDSEVGKIDDVQFGLKKPAITQKHDEAPDVVVGAGAGPGVGGADGPGGQGMLLDQPGLQQDRLDGRAVAIAPPGINKQGDKSIVFEEDNKVGIKADELGEQQRQLRVPSDVRVEGEHLKRIPLPPNPAQVPNPIQPHHAKDQVPAEPVHHRQSRFFDENESPVDPQHGSKLADYNGDDGNVGEYEADKQAELAYNEEEDGDGGEEDVQDDDDRDMQGDRAVDYGKKRHQANDIL
- the golm2 gene encoding protein GOLM2 isoform X4, producing the protein MVGFGANRRGGRLPSFIFIFLMVIIVVLSFNYWTVSNKHGRLLDELAEVQTQVKRTDAARSRLEKRNSELMVQVDTHRKQIDQKDGDYSVLESKLQAKDALIKKCTDEKMKLQDDVTAQMTEIQRLKEQLRELKQEFMKQEEQLREVKKNNTNLERKLEYESLQCGRQIAQLKDEYEEAKKTLEEETLKLRQSAVDGHKNVVGGRHADREPGVETAGERHTVATHRHDRHSDLKEMGKPGSDAGMPGIEDSEVGKIDDVQFGLKKPAITQKHDEAPDVVVGAGAGPGVGGADGPGGQGMLLDQPGLQQDRLDGRAVAIAPPGINKQGDKSIVFEEDNKVGIKADELGEQQRQLRVPSDVRVEGEHLKRIPLPPNPAQVPNPIQPHHAKDQVPAEPVHHRQNDDDRDMQGDRAVDYGKKRHQANDIL
- the golm2 gene encoding protein GOLM2 isoform X1 — translated: MVGFGANRRGGRLPSFIFIFLMVIIVVLSFNYWTVSNKHGRLLDELAEVQTQVKRTDAARSRLEKRNSELMVQVDTHRKQIDQKDGDYSVLESKLQAKDALIKKCTDEKMKLQDDVTAQMTEIQRLKEQLRELKQEFMKQEEQLREVKKNNTNLERKLEYESLQCGRQIAQLKDEYEEAKKTLEEETLKLRQSAVDGHKNVVGGRHADREPGVETAGERHTVATHRHDRHSDLKEEMGKPGSDAGMPGIEDSEVGKIDDVQFGLKKPAITQKHDEAPDVVVGAGAGPGVGGADGPGGQGMLLDQPGLQQDRLDGRAVAIAPPGINKQGDKSIVFEEDNKVGIKADELGEQQRQLRVPSDVRVEGEHLKRIPLPPNPAQVPNPIQPHHAKDQVPAEPVHHRQSRFFDENESPVDPQHGSKLADYNGDDGNVGEYEADKQAELAYNEEEDGDGGEEDVQDDDDRDMQGDRAVDYGKKRHQANDIL
- the golm2 gene encoding protein GOLM2 isoform X3, with translation MVGFGANRRGGRLPSFIFIFLMVIIVVLSFNYWTVSNKHGRLLDELAEVQTQVKRTDAARSRLEKRNSELMVQVDTHRKQIDQKDGDYSVLESKLQAKDALIKKCTDEKMKLQDDVTAQMTEIQRLKEQLRELKQEFMKQEEQLREVKKNNTNLERKLEYESLQCGRQIAQLKDEYEEAKKTLEEETLKLRQSAVDGHKNVVGGRHADREPGVETAGERHTVATHRHDRHSDLKEEMGKPGSDAGMPGIEDSEVGKIDDVQFGLKKPAITQKHDEAPDVVVGAGAGPGVGGADGPGGQGMLLDQPGLQQDRLDGRAVAIAPPGINKQGDKSIVFEEDNKVGIKADELGEQQRQLRVPSDVRVEGEHLKRIPLPPNPAQVPNPIQPHHAKDQVPAEPVHHRQNDDDRDMQGDRAVDYGKKRHQANDIL